In Natronococcus occultus SP4, the following proteins share a genomic window:
- the rio1 gene encoding serine/threonine-protein kinase Rio1 — translation MERGSEYGLVDLEEADTPGDEWEEIDVSDTEADRIARKRDRKFNEFQKRIKDADQFKVEQSVFDDATFAALYKLVQDGYVEAFGGPLSTGKEANVYHALGDDREVAVKVYRINSSNFRQMRDYLEGDPRFEGLGGKKKDVVLAWTKKELANLRRAKKAGVRVPEPIATERNVLVMEYIGNEDGRAKRLGEVHIENPETAYEVMREYMRRLYSAGIIHGDLSEYNVVFHEGQLVVIDLGQAVTVHHPNSREFLERDCKNVANFFSRQGLETDPDELLEFVTSPEPDPSRD, via the coding sequence ATGGAACGGGGATCGGAGTACGGGCTGGTCGACCTCGAGGAGGCCGACACGCCGGGCGACGAGTGGGAGGAGATCGACGTTAGCGACACCGAGGCCGACCGGATCGCCCGCAAACGGGACCGGAAGTTCAACGAGTTTCAGAAACGGATCAAGGACGCCGACCAGTTCAAAGTCGAGCAGTCGGTGTTCGACGACGCGACGTTCGCGGCCCTGTACAAGCTCGTCCAGGACGGTTACGTCGAGGCCTTCGGGGGACCGCTCTCGACGGGCAAGGAAGCGAACGTCTACCACGCGCTGGGCGACGACCGCGAGGTCGCGGTGAAGGTCTACCGGATCAACTCCTCGAACTTCCGCCAGATGCGAGACTACCTCGAGGGCGACCCGCGCTTCGAGGGGTTAGGCGGGAAGAAGAAAGACGTCGTCCTCGCCTGGACCAAAAAGGAACTGGCGAACCTTCGGCGGGCGAAGAAGGCCGGCGTCAGGGTTCCGGAGCCGATCGCGACCGAACGCAACGTCCTCGTGATGGAGTACATCGGCAACGAGGACGGCCGCGCGAAACGTCTCGGCGAGGTCCACATCGAGAACCCCGAGACGGCCTACGAGGTGATGCGCGAGTACATGCGACGGCTCTACTCGGCGGGGATCATCCACGGCGATCTGAGCGAGTACAACGTCGTCTTCCACGAGGGCCAGCTGGTCGTCATCGACCTCGGGCAGGCCGTCACCGTCCACCACCCAAACAGCCGCGAGTTCCTGGAGCGTGACTGCAAGAACGTCGCGAACTTCTTCTCTCGGCAGGGTCTCGAGACCGATCCCGACGAACTGCTCGAGTTCGTCACGAGTCCGGAGCCCGACCCGTCTCGGGACTGA
- the ligA gene encoding NAD-dependent DNA ligase LigA, translating to MSLADENADEENPYLREPPTEFDPIEKLPEKRAREQVALLREAVREHDRRYYVENDPIIADRTYDALFARLRELEDTFDLASPDSPTRSVGGEPIEEFETVEHVTPMLSIDQSGEPEDVRDFDDRVRREVGEVEYVCEPKFDGVSMEFVYEDGSLERAVTRGDGREGDDVTANARTIGSVPQRLHGDYPEFLAVRGEVYMPKDAFQAHNRERIERGEEPFANPRNATAGTIRQLDPSVVADRPLEVFYFDVLEASDLEDSHREELERFPEWGLRVNEHVETVDDIEDAIDYRDRMLEARDELGYEIDGTVIKVDDRKARDELGRTARHDRYAFAYKFPPRAEVTPIADVAVQIGRTGRVTPVALLEPVDVGGVTVSRASLHNPEEIAEKNVAVGDTVRVQRAGDVIPYVEEVVEKGAENDPESHYELPDHCPVCDSAIERDGPMAFCTGGLACDAQLRRSIEYYASDDGLDLEGLGERSVRQLVDAGLLESVADLYELEREDLTALEGWGEKSAANLLAEIEASHEPPLADFLSALGIPHVGPTTARELAREFGTFEAVREAAEDEPESLEDVDDVGGTVAEQIHDFFASEANAAAVDDVLEHVSPKESALESGGDELEGLTFVFTGSLEELTRSEAQETVEAHGGSATGSVSGNTDYLVAGESPGQTKLDDAEAEDVPVLDEDEFRELLAEQGIELG from the coding sequence ATGTCCCTCGCCGACGAGAACGCCGACGAAGAGAACCCGTACCTCCGGGAACCGCCAACTGAGTTCGATCCGATCGAGAAGCTCCCCGAGAAACGGGCCCGCGAGCAGGTCGCGTTGCTCCGCGAGGCCGTCCGCGAGCACGATCGACGGTACTACGTCGAGAACGATCCGATCATCGCGGATCGGACCTACGACGCGCTGTTCGCCCGCCTGCGGGAGCTCGAGGACACCTTCGATCTCGCCAGCCCCGACAGCCCGACCAGAAGCGTCGGCGGCGAGCCGATCGAGGAGTTCGAGACGGTCGAACACGTCACGCCGATGCTCTCGATCGACCAAAGTGGCGAGCCGGAGGACGTCCGGGATTTCGACGACCGCGTCCGACGCGAGGTCGGCGAGGTGGAGTACGTCTGCGAACCCAAGTTCGACGGCGTCTCGATGGAGTTCGTCTACGAGGACGGCTCCCTCGAGCGGGCGGTCACCCGCGGCGACGGCCGCGAGGGTGACGACGTGACGGCGAACGCCCGAACCATCGGTTCGGTCCCCCAGCGACTGCACGGCGACTACCCCGAGTTTCTGGCGGTGCGGGGCGAGGTCTACATGCCCAAAGACGCCTTCCAGGCCCACAACCGCGAGCGGATCGAGCGCGGCGAGGAACCGTTCGCCAACCCGCGGAACGCGACCGCGGGGACGATCCGCCAGCTCGACCCCTCGGTGGTCGCCGACCGTCCCCTCGAGGTCTTCTACTTCGACGTCCTCGAGGCCAGCGATCTCGAAGACAGCCACCGCGAGGAGCTCGAGCGCTTCCCCGAGTGGGGACTGCGGGTGAACGAACACGTCGAGACCGTCGACGATATCGAGGACGCGATCGACTACCGCGACCGCATGCTCGAGGCCCGCGACGAGCTGGGCTACGAGATCGACGGCACCGTCATCAAGGTCGACGATCGCAAGGCCCGCGACGAGCTGGGCCGGACGGCCCGACACGACCGCTACGCGTTCGCCTACAAGTTCCCGCCCCGCGCGGAGGTGACTCCGATCGCCGACGTGGCGGTCCAGATCGGTCGCACCGGTCGCGTAACCCCCGTCGCTCTGCTCGAGCCCGTCGATGTCGGTGGCGTCACCGTCTCGCGGGCGAGTCTGCACAACCCCGAGGAGATCGCTGAAAAGAACGTCGCCGTCGGCGACACCGTTCGCGTGCAACGGGCGGGCGACGTGATCCCGTACGTCGAGGAGGTCGTCGAGAAGGGAGCGGAGAACGACCCCGAAAGCCACTACGAACTTCCCGATCACTGTCCCGTCTGTGACAGCGCCATCGAGCGCGACGGACCGATGGCCTTCTGTACGGGCGGACTGGCGTGTGACGCCCAGCTGCGTCGATCCATCGAGTACTACGCGAGCGACGACGGGCTCGACCTCGAGGGACTGGGCGAACGAAGCGTCCGCCAGCTCGTCGACGCCGGCCTGCTCGAGTCCGTCGCGGACCTCTACGAGCTCGAGCGCGAGGACCTGACCGCTCTCGAGGGGTGGGGCGAGAAAAGCGCCGCGAACCTGCTGGCCGAGATCGAGGCCAGCCACGAGCCGCCACTCGCCGATTTCCTCTCCGCGCTCGGCATCCCCCACGTCGGGCCGACGACCGCCCGCGAGCTGGCCCGCGAGTTCGGCACCTTCGAGGCCGTCCGCGAGGCCGCCGAGGACGAGCCCGAGTCCCTCGAGGACGTCGACGACGTCGGGGGAACCGTCGCCGAACAGATCCACGACTTCTTCGCCAGCGAGGCCAACGCCGCGGCCGTCGACGACGTCCTCGAGCACGTCTCTCCGAAGGAGTCGGCACTGGAGTCCGGCGGCGACGAGCTCGAGGGGCTAACGTTCGTCTTCACGGGCTCGCTCGAGGAGCTGACTCGCAGCGAGGCTCAGGAGACCGTCGAGGCCCACGGCGGGTCGGCGACGGGCAGCGTCTCCGGGAACACCGACTACCTCGTCGCCGGCGAGAGCCCGGGCCAGACGAAGCTCGACGACGCCGAAGCGGAGGACGTCCCCGTCCTCGACGAGGACGAATTTCGTGAGCTGCTCGCGGAGCAGGGGATCGAGCTCGGGTAG
- a CDS encoding ABC transporter permease, with translation MNTETEAGTTDRGTTAPSSSINPESVRTVAKKDFQDSVRSWLFWGLSVFFFTLLVATTGAVSYFGEDLAAQGATTDVLVGFVSEITRLVIPLIALVLGWKAIAGERESGSIKILLSLPHSRKDVLLGKLLGRSAVLSLSLTLGFVLAAAVVAALLGGFDVVDYVGLLAVSIVYGIAYTSIAVSLSSLTRSTTIAGAAMFGVFVLFYVVWNTLSDMFMLLAERDVLFFDTVTATTEFDGEEVAIERLPEWAYFIVNLDPGEAYGRVLTLVTDVDTIELQAELDAELFGGELPFFLQDWFALLILVFWVVVPIAVALYRFDRVDL, from the coding sequence ATGAACACCGAGACGGAAGCCGGAACGACCGACCGTGGGACGACGGCTCCATCGAGTTCGATCAACCCCGAGAGCGTCCGGACGGTCGCGAAGAAGGACTTCCAGGACTCGGTCCGCTCGTGGCTGTTCTGGGGACTGAGCGTCTTCTTCTTTACCCTGCTCGTCGCGACGACGGGTGCGGTCTCCTACTTCGGCGAGGACCTCGCGGCCCAGGGCGCGACAACGGACGTCCTGGTCGGCTTCGTCAGCGAGATTACGCGACTAGTTATCCCGCTGATCGCGCTCGTGCTCGGCTGGAAGGCCATCGCCGGCGAGCGCGAGAGCGGCAGCATCAAGATCCTGCTCTCTCTGCCTCACTCCCGGAAGGACGTCCTGCTGGGCAAGCTACTCGGCCGCTCGGCCGTGCTGTCTCTGTCGCTGACCCTCGGGTTCGTTCTCGCGGCCGCCGTCGTCGCTGCCCTGCTTGGCGGGTTCGACGTCGTCGACTACGTCGGGCTGCTCGCGGTCTCGATCGTCTACGGGATCGCTTACACCAGCATTGCCGTCTCGCTGTCCTCGCTGACCCGCTCGACGACGATCGCGGGCGCGGCGATGTTCGGCGTTTTCGTGCTGTTCTACGTCGTCTGGAACACGCTCTCGGATATGTTCATGCTGCTTGCCGAACGCGACGTCCTCTTTTTTGATACCGTCACCGCCACGACGGAGTTCGACGGGGAGGAAGTCGCCATCGAGCGCCTGCCCGAGTGGGCGTACTTCATCGTCAATCTCGATCCCGGCGAGGCGTACGGACGCGTCCTCACGCTCGTCACCGACGTCGATACGATCGAGCTCCAGGCCGAGCTCGACGCGGAGCTGTTCGGCGGCGAGCTCCCCTTCTTCCTGCAGGACTGGTTCGCGCTCCTGATCCTCGTGTTCTGGGTCGTCGTCCCCATCGCAGTCGCGCTCTACCGGTTCGATCGCGTCGACCTCTGA
- a CDS encoding ArsA family ATPase translates to MTDCIFYGGKGGVGKTTCAAATGTRLADAGRKTLVVSTDPAHSLSDSLETELGPKPRKLERGPEPTLETDSKGAPELEDAADLWAAEINPETRQERYEALARALAADLRSAGIRLDDEEVERIFAAGTPAGGDEIAALDLLVEYVDSGEWDVVVFDTAPTGHTLRLFDTPAVAGPFLETLGSLRGQAKRIGTAARSAVLGPMSMFGGGDDGADLEAFQARLERARELLLDAERTEFRVVLTPEGMAIAESERLVEKLRESGVRVDRLVVNRVFEDPEDDCSRCRSRRERHERRVAEVREAFPDLEIVTLPEREGEVQGLEAVRSIAERLPAEA, encoded by the coding sequence ATGACCGATTGTATCTTCTACGGCGGCAAGGGCGGTGTCGGCAAGACGACCTGCGCGGCTGCGACAGGGACGCGACTGGCCGACGCCGGGCGGAAGACGCTCGTTGTCTCGACGGATCCCGCACACTCGCTGTCGGACTCCCTCGAGACCGAACTCGGGCCCAAGCCTCGCAAGCTCGAGCGGGGACCCGAACCGACCCTCGAGACTGACTCGAAGGGAGCACCCGAGCTCGAGGACGCCGCCGACCTCTGGGCCGCTGAGATCAATCCCGAGACGCGACAGGAGCGCTACGAGGCGCTCGCACGGGCGCTCGCCGCCGACCTTCGCAGCGCGGGCATTCGGCTCGACGACGAGGAGGTCGAGCGGATCTTCGCCGCGGGAACGCCCGCGGGCGGCGACGAGATCGCCGCGCTCGACCTCCTGGTGGAGTACGTCGACTCCGGAGAGTGGGACGTCGTCGTCTTCGACACCGCGCCGACGGGCCACACGCTGCGACTGTTCGACACGCCCGCGGTTGCGGGACCGTTCCTCGAGACGCTGGGCTCGCTTCGCGGACAGGCCAAACGGATCGGGACCGCGGCCCGCTCGGCGGTGCTGGGTCCGATGTCGATGTTCGGGGGAGGCGACGACGGCGCCGATCTCGAGGCGTTCCAGGCCCGTCTCGAGCGCGCACGGGAGCTGCTGCTCGACGCCGAACGGACGGAGTTCCGGGTCGTCCTCACGCCAGAGGGGATGGCCATCGCCGAGTCCGAACGCCTCGTCGAGAAGCTCCGGGAGTCGGGAGTCCGGGTCGACCGCCTTGTCGTGAACCGCGTCTTCGAGGATCCCGAGGACGACTGTTCGCGGTGTCGGTCCCGGCGCGAGCGCCACGAACGGCGAGTCGCCGAGGTCCGCGAGGCGTTTCCCGACCTCGAGATCGTGACGCTCCCGGAGCGGGAGGGCGAGGTGCAGGGACTCGAGGCGGTCCGCTCGATCGCCGAACGGCTCCCCGCGGAGGCGTAA
- a CDS encoding 2Fe-2S iron-sulfur cluster-binding protein, translated as MSSYDVTLEWSDGRSRTVAVEPRETILEAALREGVRLPYDCRKGTCTACAGRVVDLEDDAEANDGPPDAAAAVDYRRPPRALEESDRADGYALLCIAQPRADCRIEVGPMVRSQLGDSPWG; from the coding sequence ATGAGCAGCTACGACGTCACGCTCGAGTGGTCCGACGGTCGGAGCCGGACGGTAGCCGTCGAGCCGCGGGAGACGATCCTCGAGGCGGCCCTGCGCGAGGGTGTCCGACTGCCCTACGACTGCCGGAAGGGAACCTGTACGGCCTGTGCGGGACGAGTGGTCGACCTCGAGGACGACGCCGAAGCGAACGACGGGCCGCCAGACGCTGCGGCCGCGGTCGACTACCGGCGGCCGCCGCGGGCGCTCGAGGAATCCGACCGGGCCGACGGCTACGCGCTGCTGTGTATCGCTCAGCCGCGGGCCGACTGTCGCATCGAGGTCGGCCCGATGGTTCGCAGCCAGCTCGGCGACAGCCCCTGGGGGTAG